GGTGCCATTTCCGGCGCATTCCACCCCGACGAGGCCTTTTCCAGCTCCAGGCTCACTTGCGCGCCATTGGGTGGGTCGCGCAGCAGGGCGGTCTTGAGCAGCTCGCCGCAGGCCTTGCCGTCGGCGGTCGGCGGCAACCGCAGCGAGAGCTTCACCGCGGTGTGCGGGCGCAGCACGTTGCCGGCCGAGGCCAGCGGCGGCATGCCATCCACCCCGGTAATCGACAGTGCCGGGCGCCAGGTCCGGTTCAACACCAGCTCGGTCAACTCCTCATGCATGGGCACCAGGCCATCGACCATCGGGAACTTGTCGAAGATTGCGGTATCCAGCGTCGCGGCGGCCGCCTTGGCCTGGGTCAGCCGCTCGGCGGGCACCTCTACATGCAGGCCGTCGAGCAGGATGCGGCCGGTGGTTTCGTCTTCGATGCGCGACAACAGCTGGCGCAGCAGACGGAAACTGGAAGGCACCACGCCGGAGGCATCGCCGGAATGCACGCCTTCCTCCAGCACCTTCACGCTGAGGCTGCCGCCGGTCAGGCCGCGCAACGAGGTGGTGCACCACAGCTGCTCATAGTTGCCGCAACCCGAATCAAGGCAGACCACCAGCGACGGCTTGCCGATGCGCTGGGCCAGGTGATCCACGTAGGCGGGCAAATCGTAGCTGCCGGACTCTTCGCAGGCCTCGATCAGCACCACGCAACGCGCATGCGGCAGGCCCTGGGTACGCAGCGCCAGGATCGCGGCGAGCGAACCGAAGATCGCGTAGCCGTCGTCGGCGCCACCGCGGCCATATAACTTGTCCTCGCGCAACACCGGCTCCCAGGGGCCGAGGTCGGCATCCCAGCCGGTCATCTCCGGCTGCTTGTCCAGGTGCCCATACAACAATACGGTGTCGTCGCCGGATTCGGCGCCGGTGGCCGGAATTTCGATGAAGATCAACGGCGTGCGGCCTTCCAGGCGCACCACCTCGACCTGCATGCCGTCGATGGCCTGTGCCCGCGCCCAGGTTTCCATCAGGGTCACGGCCTGCTCCATGTAGCCATTGGCCACCCAGTCGGCGTCGAACATCGGCGACTTGTTGGGGATGCGGATGTAATCGACCAGTTGCGGGACGATCTCGCGGTCCCAGGTGTCGCTGAGGAATTGGTCGATCTTGGCGCTGTCCATGGAGGCTCCGAATGCGTGACGTAGCGACACATTCTACGCTGGTGACATGGGGTAGGGATTTTCCTACAAGGCGGCGCGCAGTTCACCGGCTGTGTGAAAAGTTCGTTGGCGATAGGATTGCTGCATGTGGCGCGGGACACTGGCTCGGCCGGCAGGAATGCTGGCTAGGACCATCACCCAAGCCACAAGGAGCGTTGCAATGAAGTCATTTACCGTAGTCCTGAAGTCCCTGCTACTGGCGTTGTTGTTGTCCTCGAATGCGTACGCGCTTGAGAAGGTCGATATCAACACCGCATCTGCTGAGGAATTGGACAAGGTGCTGACGAACGTCGGGCGATCAAAAGCCGAGGCAATCGTGGAGCACCGTCAGGCAAACGGTCCCTTCAAAAGTGCCGAGGAACTGGCACTGGTCAAGGGCATCGGACTCAAGACGGTCGAACGGAATCGCGACCTGATCGAAGTAGGAGCCACGATGGCTCCTGCCAAGAAGGCTGCCAGGGGGGCGGCGGTGAAACCGGTGGGACGGCGTTGAGGGGAAGGGATCCGAGATACGGTTCGACGCGAGGATGCGTGGCCGCAACCTAACTGGACAGGATGTCCGGGGGATGGCTGGAAGCCGACAGGGACGTGGAATCGCCCGGTGTTGCACTTGGATGTGCAGCCGGGCGTTTTTCGTTGGGCGGATCTGGGCCGGGCGCAGCGCAATGCTGCCGTAGTGAAAAGCGCTACAAGGCGCATGGACAGCGGCGCATGAAACCCTGCATGCGCGAGACGTCGACGCGCTGCGGGGGCCTTGGCCTCCATGCTGCCGCAGCCGCGTGGACTCTGCTGGCATGGCCGTGTTGAATGCTCGTGCAAACGGCAAACGGCAAACGGCAAACGGCAAACGGCAAACGGCAACGCGCACGTAGCCGGGATCAGGCCGCGCCGAGTATGGCGCTTCGGGCACAATGCGCAGATGCAGCTAACAGACCTGAGCAGCCGGGTGATTCCGGCCACCGACTACCGCCGCGAGCGATGGCGCAACCAATTGGGCTGGACGCGAGAGATCCTGCGTCTGGGCGACGCAGAGGAATGGGCGTTGCGCCTGTCGATCGCCGAGATCGAGCAGGATGCCGCGTTCTCCGCATTCCCTGGCATCGATCGTGAGCTGGTGCTGCTGCGGGGCAATGGCATGCGTCTGCAGTTCGGCAATGGCGCTGGCAATGTGGATGCCGATGCCCATACCAGTGTCAGGGCCGACTTCGACGCTGATGTCGATGGCGATACCAACACCGATGCCGATACCGATACCGATACTGGTTCAGGTGACGGGAAAGGTGGCCGTCCGGATGCGACTGACGCAGCGAGTGTCGGCCAAGATGCTGGCGTCGGCGGAATATTGAGCGGCACTGAGCATCTGCTCGCAAGCCCTGCGCGCGTTGGGCGTTGCGCCGAGTTAATGCCGCCCTATCAACGCGTGCGATTTGCCGGCGAAGATGCGGTAAGCGCGGTGCTGCTGGACGGGCCGACGCAGGATTTCAATCTGATGTGGCGACGCGATGTGCTGCAGGCCGAGCTGCTGCATCGGCCATTGGTCGGCACCATGCTGTTCTTCGCCGACCCGGACAGTGCCTGGGCGATCCATCTGCTTGCCGGGCAGGCCAGCTTCGGGGGCGAGAGCGGCCTGCCGGCCCTGGCGGCTGGCGATACCGCCTGGTTGAGCGCGTCGACACGGACCCGCTACGTGCTGGATGGCGGCGGTGAATTGCTGGCGATCCGGGTTAGAGCGGCTGATAAAGCGTAGCGGGCAGTCGTCAGATGGGTGCTGACGGCGCTTGGTAGCCCACGTGCAGGCATGTGGTGGGGATTCCGAATACCGGCCGTGCACCCCTGGCGTGCCGCGCGGTCGTCTTGTGGGCTGCTCTTGATCTGCTTCAAGACATTGGCAGTAGCAGGTCTTGAAAGGTGGCGTAAAAATCATGCAGGGCGCATAGTTGCAACCCTGAGATAGATCCCGGCAGAACTACTGCTTGATCAAGACGCCTGCCTGGGATCTTGCTGCGTCCGCTCAGTACACGTCGCGCCGGTAGCGCCCGCTTTGCAGCAATTCCTGCCTGGTCGCCGGCCCCAGAATGGTGTCGAGGGTGCGGTCCACTTCCGGCGCCATGCCGCGCAGGCTGCCGCAGAGATAGATGCAGGCGCCGCGGTCGATCCATTCGCGCAGGGTCTCGGCCGCGGCGGCAAGCGCGTGCTGCACGTAACGTGTCGGGGAGGCGGGGTCGCGCGAATACGCCAGGTCCATGCGCGCAATCCAGCCGTCCTGTTGCCATTGCTGCAGCTCGTTGGCGTACAACGCATCGTGTGCGGCATTGCGTTCGCCAAAGATCAGCCAGTTGTCGCGTGCGCCGGCCGCGATACGCGCGCGCAGATGTGCGCGCAATCCGGCGATGCCGGTGCCATTGCCGATCAGCAGCATCGGGCGTTCAGGCGCTGGTGGATGGAACCCTGGGTTGCTGCGCAACCGCAGCGCAATCGCGGCACCGACAGGCGCATGGACGCACAGCCAGCCGCTGCCGATCCCCAACCGTCCATCGTCATGCAGATGCTGGCGGATCAGCAGTTCGGCGTGTCCTTCTTCGCTGATCGATGCCAGCGAATACTCGCGATGCGGCAGCGCGACCAGGCGATGCACCATCGCCGCCAGCTCAGCAGGGGGGATCGCTGCATCCGATTTCGCATCTGCCTCCGTGCATGCAGCTGGATCTGCGCATGCACCCACACTTTCGTCCGGATCTGCAGGCAGCTGCGCGCCCGCGAGCCAGTCGCGCAACGCACGGCCATCGACTATCAGCGCGCCATCGCAGCGGTGCCGCTGCAACCAGTCCTCCACCTGCGCAGGCGCGTTGTGCGGAGCGATCTCGGCGATGTCGCCAGCGCTCCATGGCGGTAGCGCGCCGTCGCGGGGCACGAGCCGTAGCCGATAGATCGGTGCGCCGGCACTGCCAGGGTTGACATGGACACGCTCGCGCAGCTGCCAGATCGCATAGGTCGGAACACTCCACGCTGGCTGGCTCGCCAGTGCCGGTGTGAGTGCTGCCAGCCGTTGCTGCCATTGCAGCAAGGCGCGCGGGTCGGCATTGTCGACGTCGATGCGCTCGAACAGGCGCGTGCCGCCGCGTGCTTGCAGGCCGGCGTCGATGCGATGGCCGAACGCGCAGAACTGCGCGTAGCGGCGGTCGCCCAGGGCCAGGACCGCGTAGTGCACGGCAGCCAGGTCCTGCGCATTGCCGGCAAGCCAATGGCGCTCGGCCGCCTGTGCATGATCCGGTGCGTCGCCTTCGCCGGTGGTGCTGACGATGCACAACAGGCGCGGTACGCGGGCGAGTAAATCGGCATCCACCGCGTCCAGTGGCAGTGCATGCGCGCCGACGCCGGCCGTTTGCAGCGCGGCCGCGCTGCGCTCGGCAAGCTCGCGGGCGAATCCGGTCTGGCTGGCCCAGGCGATGAGCATGCCGCTGCTGTCTGCGTTCGACACGCCGGCCCGCTGGCGGCTGCGGATAAAAATGACAGCGCAGACCGCGGCATACAGGGTCATGCCCAGTGCTGCCCACTGCCAGCGCTGCGGCGTCGGCGCACTCCACCATGCGCCTTGGTGCAGGCTGGCAAGCCATGCAGCGATTGCGGCAAGGGCAAGCAGCAGCGCTCCATTCCCCAGCCAGACCCGGGCGCGTGCCGCTGTCATGAGGCGGCCAGATGCAGCTCGAAGGCGGGGCTCATGGCTTCGCGCAGGCTGCCGTCGTGGCGGGTCAGAAAGCGCACCGCAAGGCCGGCCTTGTGCGCATAGGCAAGCCCGGCGTCGGTCCCGAGCACGGTCATGGCGGTGGCCCAGGCGTCGGCCTGCATGGCATCGGCGGCGAGGACGGTGACCGCGGCGGGCGCGTGCGGAATCGGTGCCCCGGTGCGCGGGTCGAAGGTGTGGGCGTAGCGCAGACCGTCGCTTTCGAAGCGGTGCCAGCGGTCGCCGGAGGTGGCTACGGCGACGCCGTCCAGGGTGAGCACCCGTGGTGGCAGCGCCGCACCGGCGTCTTCATCGGGGGCGGACTCGACCAGCACACGCCAGGCGCTGCCATCGGGTTTGCATCCATAGCCGAACAGTTCGCCGCCGACATCGATCAAGGCGCTGGTGATGTCGGCCTGTACCAGGGCGTGGTGCACGCAGTCCACGCCATAGCCCTTGGCGATGCCGGACAGGTCCAGCGCCACCGCGCCCGGTTGCAGGACACGCGGGCCATCCAGTTCCAGGCGCTGCCAGCCGCAGCGCAGGCTCACCAGCGCGATCTGCTCGGACGATGGCACCCGTCGCCGGCCCGCGTTGGCGCCGAAGCCCCACAGTTCGACCATCGGCCCGACGGTGGGGTCAAAGGCACCGTCGCTGGCCTGGGCAATGTCCAGCGCGGTGCGCAGCACGGTGTGGAACTCATCGGGCAAGGCCTGCCAGTGGCCGGCCGCTAGACGGTTGTAGCGGCTGATGTCCGAGGTCGCGTCCCAGGTGCTCATCTGTGCGACCACGCGGTCGAGCGCTGCCTGGATGCGCGCATGCAACGGATGCAGGTCGCGGCTGCGCGGCGCCACCAGCCTGACGCTCCAGGTGGTGCCCATGCTGTGGCCGCCCAGGGTGGCAAGCGTGGTGTCTGCAGGAGCGAATGCGTTCATACGTGGACTGTGAGCGGGTACTGCGGCAGGAACATGATGGTGACGTGCGGCGCGGCCGATTGCATCAGCATCCTGCCGGTTCGGCGATCGACGCCGTCGGGCGTGCGTACCTTTCGACCATGCCAGCGTGGTCAGTCGCCGCGCGGACAGCAACGCGAGGCGACGGCTCCATCGTGCGAGAAGCCTGACACGTCACCAGAACCCTGGCGTGCGCTGCCGCCACTGCGGCTAAGGGACGTAGCGCGCAGTGGCCAGGTGGGCATGGACGGCTCGCAGGAACCGGAATGTACGAGTGGGACAGACCGATTCCGGGTACCGACCGCGCCCGCCCCGGAGGGCGGCGCAGCAGTGTTGTCAGCTGCTCTTATTGCGGCAGCACTTCCAGCGTCACCACATAGCCCAGGCGACGCTGCTTGGCCTGCGGCAGCGAGGTCTTGCTGTCTTCGCTGCTGGTTTCCAGCCAATACATGCCGGGCTCCGGCCAGGTCACGCTGAAGCCGCCCTTGGCGTCGGTCTTGAGCTTGATCTCGTTCTGCGCATCGCGGTAGCGGGTGCCGCCGCGCACGATCTCGATCTCCAGCCCGGCGGCCGGCTTGCCATCCAGTTGCAGGGTGAAGTGCGCGGCTTCGCCGGCGACCAGGTCATTGGGATGGGTGACCGGCACCAGCTCGATGCCCTTGCCGCTGGGCTTGAAGACGGTGGTGGTCGGCGCGCCGCGGGTGACGAAGGTTTCCACGCGGCTGAGCGATTGCGACACCTGCAAGTCCTGCGCGTTCTTGGGTACTTCGGTGGCGAAGCTGGCTTCGTTGCCGCGCCAGCGCTTGGGCTTGCCGTCTTCCTTCCAGCTGGCGAACAGGCCGGCGTTGACGATGCCGAGCTTGTAGGTGCCGGGCTGGGTGAGCTGCAGGTCGAACACGCTGCGGTATTTGCCGGTGGCCGGGTTTTCCGGCTTGAGCGCGCTGCCATCGGGCGCGGTGATGCTGAGGTTCTCCAGTCGCAACGGCACATGGTTGAAATAGAACAGGTCGTTGGACACCGCGGCGTCGACGGTGATCCACGGCGCTTCGCCGGCAATGACGGTCTGCGAGGGCAGCAGCCAGGCCTTGTGCGCAAGCGTGGTAGCCGGCAGTGCTGCAAGCAGGGCGATCAGGACGAGAGAACGTTGCATGACAACTCCTTGAGAATGCGAAAGGCGGTGGGCGCGTGTCCGATCAGCGCGCGTCGCGGCGCTGGCTGGATGCGTGGAAATGAAAAATGCAAGACGATGTGCAGCGTGCGCCGGCCGGGCAGGGGGTGGGACGGCAGCCCACGCCGCGTGCCGACGCCGGGTATCAAGGCTTGGCGGTCAGGCTGATCGCACCCAGTTCACTGCTGCCGCTGGCCTTGGCGCTTTGCGGCGCTGTTGCCGGCCAGCTGAAAGGCACTTTGACCAGTTCGCGGCCGCCCACTTCGCGCGCGGCCTCCACCACCAGCGTGTACTGGCCGGCCGGCAGCGACTTCAATGCGCCCTTGGTGTCGCGGAAGGAAAGCGCATGCGCGCCAGCCGGGCGGGTCGGGCCGGTGACGCCATCGACCGGCACGTCCAGCGTGCGGCCACTCTTGCGCCACCACTGACGCAGATCCGGCAACCACTTGGTGCCGTGGCCCTCGGCGGTGTCCTTGGATTGATACCAGACCGCCAGGTTGGCAGCGACCTTCTGGTCCGCGCCTTCCAGCCAGATCGCCACGTAGGGGCGGTGGTATTCGGCGACATTGAGCTTGGGAATCTCGACAGTGATATCGAGCGTGGCCGCATACGCCGGCATGGCGAGCAGGCCGCTCAGGGCGATGGTCAGGGTGGCGCGCATGGTCGTCTCCGAGGAAGGGGTCAATGGATCAACAGCAGGGCAAGCAGCAGCGGGATCAACAGGCCCAGGCCGACCAGCGGCCAGGTCATGTGGCGCTGACGCGCATGCAGATGCAACAGGAACAGCCCGGTGATGCAGAACACCAGGCAGGCGATGGCGAACACGTCGATGAACCAGCCCCACGCCGGCCCGGCGTTACGGCCCTTGTGCAGGTCGTTGAGATAGGCGACCCAGCCACGCGAGGTGCGCTCGTATTCGATCGCACCGTTCATGCGGTCCAGGCTCAGCCAGGCATCGCCACCGGGGCGCGGAAGCGCGACATACACCTCGTCTGCGGACCATTCGCCGTTGCGCGTGCCGATGCTGATATCGAGCTCGCGTCCAAGCCACTGCGCCACGCGGGGCGGCAGCGGTGCATCGCCGTCCTGCCGGCTGCCCAGGGTTTTCAACAATGCAGTTGGCAGGGTGAGCGTGCGTTGCTCGGTGGATGGGCTGGCTTCGATCCGCGCAGCGTGATTGAGGGTCAGCCCGGTGATCGTAAACAGCAGCATGCCGATCAGGCACAGCGCCGAGCTGATCCAGTGCCATTGATGCAGCATGCGCAGCCAGAATCCGCGGCGTTGCTGGGCACTGGCGGCGGTGGCGGCAGGTCGCGACATGAGGTGCTCAGGCCGGGACCGCAGCGGTGGCTGCCTGCAACTGCGATTGCCGCGCGGTCACCTCGCCCAGCAGTGCGCGCAGGCGCGGCTGCGGCGCGTTGCCGAGCAGGGCGGTGAGCTGGCGCAGGAAGCCGGCATGCCCACCGACGATGGCGCGGCGCATCCACCGCTCGGCTTGATCGAGCGCGCCCGCATCGGCCAGCACGGTGGCGTAGCTGGCCTGGCCGCGAAAGTCGCCGGCCTCGGCAGACCTGCGATACCAGTCGCGCGCGGCGTGCGGGTCAGCGGTGCAGGCCAGGCCCTGGTCGAGGTAGCGCGCCAGGAAGTTCATCGACTTGGCATGCCCGCGTTCGGCGGCCTGGCGATACAGCGCCAGGGCCTGCGTCTGGTCCTGCGCCACTCCGCGTCCGGAGGCATGCAGATGCGCCAGGTTGTACATGCCCCAGTCCAGGCCATGGTCGGCGGCGCGGCGGTACCACAGCGCCGCCAGCGCATCGTTGACGGGCGTGCCGAAGCCCAGCTCGTGGCAGCGGCCGAGTTGGTTCATGGCCGCCGGCTGCCCGGCATTGGCGGCCACTTCGTACCACAG
The window above is part of the Xanthomonas cassavae CFBP 4642 genome. Proteins encoded here:
- a CDS encoding M20 family metallopeptidase, whose protein sequence is MDSAKIDQFLSDTWDREIVPQLVDYIRIPNKSPMFDADWVANGYMEQAVTLMETWARAQAIDGMQVEVVRLEGRTPLIFIEIPATGAESGDDTVLLYGHLDKQPEMTGWDADLGPWEPVLREDKLYGRGGADDGYAIFGSLAAILALRTQGLPHARCVVLIEACEESGSYDLPAYVDHLAQRIGKPSLVVCLDSGCGNYEQLWCTTSLRGLTGGSLSVKVLEEGVHSGDASGVVPSSFRLLRQLLSRIEDETTGRILLDGLHVEVPAERLTQAKAAAATLDTAIFDKFPMVDGLVPMHEELTELVLNRTWRPALSITGVDGMPPLASAGNVLRPHTAVKLSLRLPPTADGKACGELLKTALLRDPPNGAQVSLELEKASSGWNAPEMAPWLTKAIDDASHAFFAKPAMYMGEGGSIPFMGMLGEKFPGAQFMITGVLGPHSNAHGPNEFLHIPMGKRVTACVSKVIAEHHAACLRGETSGSPVAADSGTRHGGHGCC
- a CDS encoding helix-hairpin-helix domain-containing protein, which encodes MLARTITQATRSVAMKSFTVVLKSLLLALLLSSNAYALEKVDINTASAEELDKVLTNVGRSKAEAIVEHRQANGPFKSAEELALVKGIGLKTVERNRDLIEVGATMAPAKKAARGAAVKPVGRR
- a CDS encoding sulfite reductase subunit alpha, which translates into the protein MTAARARVWLGNGALLLALAAIAAWLASLHQGAWWSAPTPQRWQWAALGMTLYAAVCAVIFIRSRQRAGVSNADSSGMLIAWASQTGFARELAERSAAALQTAGVGAHALPLDAVDADLLARVPRLLCIVSTTGEGDAPDHAQAAERHWLAGNAQDLAAVHYAVLALGDRRYAQFCAFGHRIDAGLQARGGTRLFERIDVDNADPRALLQWQQRLAALTPALASQPAWSVPTYAIWQLRERVHVNPGSAGAPIYRLRLVPRDGALPPWSAGDIAEIAPHNAPAQVEDWLQRHRCDGALIVDGRALRDWLAGAQLPADPDESVGACADPAACTEADAKSDAAIPPAELAAMVHRLVALPHREYSLASISEEGHAELLIRQHLHDDGRLGIGSGWLCVHAPVGAAIALRLRSNPGFHPPAPERPMLLIGNGTGIAGLRAHLRARIAAGARDNWLIFGERNAAHDALYANELQQWQQDGWIARMDLAYSRDPASPTRYVQHALAAAAETLREWIDRGACIYLCGSLRGMAPEVDRTLDTILGPATRQELLQSGRYRRDVY
- a CDS encoding FAD:protein FMN transferase, encoding MNAFAPADTTLATLGGHSMGTTWSVRLVAPRSRDLHPLHARIQAALDRVVAQMSTWDATSDISRYNRLAAGHWQALPDEFHTVLRTALDIAQASDGAFDPTVGPMVELWGFGANAGRRRVPSSEQIALVSLRCGWQRLELDGPRVLQPGAVALDLSGIAKGYGVDCVHHALVQADITSALIDVGGELFGYGCKPDGSAWRVLVESAPDEDAGAALPPRVLTLDGVAVATSGDRWHRFESDGLRYAHTFDPRTGAPIPHAPAAVTVLAADAMQADAWATAMTVLGTDAGLAYAHKAGLAVRFLTRHDGSLREAMSPAFELHLAAS
- a CDS encoding DUF4198 domain-containing protein translates to MQRSLVLIALLAALPATTLAHKAWLLPSQTVIAGEAPWITVDAAVSNDLFYFNHVPLRLENLSITAPDGSALKPENPATGKYRSVFDLQLTQPGTYKLGIVNAGLFASWKEDGKPKRWRGNEASFATEVPKNAQDLQVSQSLSRVETFVTRGAPTTTVFKPSGKGIELVPVTHPNDLVAGEAAHFTLQLDGKPAAGLEIEIVRGGTRYRDAQNEIKLKTDAKGGFSVTWPEPGMYWLETSSEDSKTSLPQAKQRRLGYVVTLEVLPQ
- a CDS encoding DUF2271 domain-containing protein → MRATLTIALSGLLAMPAYAATLDITVEIPKLNVAEYHRPYVAIWLEGADQKVAANLAVWYQSKDTAEGHGTKWLPDLRQWWRKSGRTLDVPVDGVTGPTRPAGAHALSFRDTKGALKSLPAGQYTLVVEAAREVGGRELVKVPFSWPATAPQSAKASGSSELGAISLTAKP
- a CDS encoding PepSY-associated TM helix domain-containing protein; amino-acid sequence: MSRPAATAASAQQRRGFWLRMLHQWHWISSALCLIGMLLFTITGLTLNHAARIEASPSTEQRTLTLPTALLKTLGSRQDGDAPLPPRVAQWLGRELDISIGTRNGEWSADEVYVALPRPGGDAWLSLDRMNGAIEYERTSRGWVAYLNDLHKGRNAGPAWGWFIDVFAIACLVFCITGLFLLHLHARQRHMTWPLVGLGLLIPLLLALLLIH
- a CDS encoding tetratricopeptide repeat protein, with amino-acid sequence MSEPAQDPVLLRTQSERAIASLRRAAAGQDSAAQLLLAQLYAEGRGVPADPATAMLWYEVAANAGQPAAMNQLGRCHELGFGTPVNDALAALWYRRAADHGLDWGMYNLAHLHASGRGVAQDQTQALALYRQAAERGHAKSMNFLARYLDQGLACTADPHAARDWYRRSAEAGDFRGQASYATVLADAGALDQAERWMRRAIVGGHAGFLRQLTALLGNAPQPRLRALLGEVTARQSQLQAATAAVPA